Proteins encoded within one genomic window of Mya arenaria isolate MELC-2E11 chromosome 13, ASM2691426v1:
- the LOC128213269 gene encoding orexin/Hypocretin receptor type 1-like, protein MLIVVVITFGLCYLPIYVLNIARYTNALDGLRGNRVAVLCMYWTARFLCYFNSAVNPVIYNFMSVKFRKQFKTACHGCYVHLRCCCCCFKKTRRYRRNLTHLHTLKSTFPSTRTNQFRMTFRNDSGSPASVGKVSYGDAYPAIPKSSPF, encoded by the exons ATGTTGATTGTTGTCGTCATCACGTTTGGACTCTGTTATCTTCCAATTtatgttctaaatattgccag GTATACAAATGCCCTAGATGGTCTGAGAGGAAACCGAGTCGCCGTGCTGTGTATGTACTGGACGGCCAGATTTCTATGTTATTTCAACAGTGCCGTAAATCCGGTTATATATAACTTCATGAGCG TGAAGTTTCGGAAGCAATTTAAGACGGCATGCCACGGTTGCTATGTCCATTTGcgttgctgttgctgttgcttCAAGAAAACGAGACGAT ATCGCCGAAATTTAACTCACTTGCATACGCTGAAAAG cACGTTTCCATCAACAAGGACCAATCAATTCCGCATGACATTCCGTAACGACTCCGGGAGCCCCGCTTCAGTAGGGAAAGTCTCCTACGGAGATGCGTATCCAGCCATTCCAAAGTCAAGTCCCTTTTAA